A genomic segment from Flavobacterium sp. 9R encodes:
- the scpA gene encoding methylmalonyl-CoA mutase, which produces MKRKDLQHITLDHSAKRASIPNQEPFLTAEGITIPPTYSEKDIETLEHLDFGAGFAPNLRGPYATMYVRRPWTIRQYAGFSTAEESNAFYRRNLAAGQKGLSIAFDLPTHRGYDSDHERVVGDVGKAGVAIDTVEDMKVLFDQIPLQEMSVSMTMNGAVLPIMAFYIVAAEEQGVSPEQLSGTIQNDILKEFMVRNTYIYPPTPSMKIIADIFEFTSKKMPKFNSISISGYHMQEAGATADIELAYTLADGLEYIRTGLATGMKIDEFAPRLSFFWAIGMNHFMEIAKMRAGRMLWAKLLKEFNPADEKSLALRTHCQTSGWSLTEQDPFNNVARTVVEAAAAAFGGTQSLHTNALDEAIALPTDFSARIARNTQIYLQEETQITKTVDPWGGSYYVESLTNEIAEKAWQLIQEVEALGGMTKAIEAGIPKLRIEEAAARKQARIDSGQDIIVGVNQYRLEKEDPLQILDVDNQMVRKQQLAQLEKIKANRDSEKAKSSLEKLIHCAKTNEGNLLEIAVEAARNRATLGEISDALETVFGRYKAQIKSFSGVYSKEIKDDKSFEKAKQLADAFAKQDGRRPRIMIAKMGQDGHDRGAKVVATGYADVGFDVDIGPLFQTPEEAAKQAVENDVHVLGVSSLAAGHKTLVPQVIEELKKYGREDIMVVVGGVIPVQDYQFLFDAGAVAVFGPGTKISEAAISILEILMEE; this is translated from the coding sequence ATGAAAAGAAAAGACCTTCAACATATTACCTTAGACCATTCCGCAAAAAGGGCTAGTATCCCTAATCAAGAGCCTTTCCTAACAGCGGAAGGTATTACGATTCCACCTACCTATTCTGAAAAAGACATTGAAACCTTAGAGCATTTGGACTTTGGGGCTGGTTTTGCTCCTAACTTACGCGGCCCCTATGCTACAATGTATGTGCGTAGACCGTGGACGATTCGCCAATATGCGGGCTTTTCTACTGCCGAAGAGAGCAATGCTTTCTACCGACGCAATTTAGCCGCGGGCCAAAAAGGATTGTCCATTGCTTTTGATCTTCCTACACACAGAGGCTATGATTCGGATCACGAACGCGTGGTTGGAGACGTTGGAAAAGCTGGTGTAGCCATTGACACTGTAGAAGACATGAAAGTGTTATTTGATCAAATTCCACTACAAGAAATGTCGGTATCCATGACTATGAATGGGGCCGTTTTGCCTATTATGGCTTTTTATATTGTAGCAGCAGAAGAACAAGGCGTATCTCCGGAACAACTTTCGGGAACGATACAAAATGACATTTTAAAGGAGTTCATGGTACGAAATACCTATATCTATCCTCCTACTCCTTCTATGAAAATCATTGCTGATATTTTTGAATTTACCAGCAAGAAAATGCCAAAATTCAACTCTATATCCATCTCTGGTTACCATATGCAAGAAGCGGGAGCTACAGCAGATATTGAGTTGGCTTACACCCTAGCCGATGGTTTAGAGTACATTCGAACGGGTTTAGCAACTGGAATGAAAATTGATGAATTTGCGCCAAGATTATCCTTTTTCTGGGCCATTGGAATGAATCATTTTATGGAAATTGCCAAAATGCGTGCGGGCAGAATGTTGTGGGCTAAACTGCTAAAAGAATTCAACCCTGCGGATGAAAAATCATTGGCCTTGCGAACCCATTGCCAAACTTCTGGTTGGAGTTTAACCGAACAAGACCCTTTTAACAACGTAGCACGAACCGTAGTCGAAGCGGCTGCAGCTGCTTTTGGAGGAACTCAATCATTACATACTAACGCACTAGACGAAGCCATTGCGTTACCTACCGATTTCTCAGCGAGAATTGCAAGAAATACCCAAATCTATTTACAAGAAGAAACCCAAATTACGAAAACTGTAGACCCTTGGGGAGGCAGCTATTATGTAGAAAGCCTTACGAATGAAATTGCCGAAAAAGCTTGGCAATTGATTCAAGAAGTAGAAGCCTTGGGAGGAATGACCAAAGCCATTGAAGCCGGTATTCCAAAGTTGAGAATTGAAGAAGCTGCCGCTAGAAAACAAGCGCGAATCGACAGCGGACAAGATATTATTGTAGGGGTCAATCAATACCGATTGGAAAAAGAAGACCCATTGCAGATTTTAGATGTAGACAACCAAATGGTTCGCAAACAACAATTGGCGCAATTGGAAAAAATCAAAGCCAATAGAGACTCCGAAAAAGCAAAAAGTAGTCTCGAAAAATTGATTCATTGTGCCAAAACCAATGAAGGAAATTTATTAGAAATAGCCGTTGAAGCTGCACGAAACCGAGCAACCCTTGGCGAAATAAGCGATGCCTTAGAAACAGTTTTTGGACGTTACAAAGCACAAATTAAATCCTTTAGTGGCGTGTATAGCAAAGAAATTAAAGACGACAAAAGTTTTGAAAAAGCCAAGCAACTAGCCGATGCTTTTGCCAAACAAGACGGAAGAAGACCCCGAATCATGATTGCCAAAATGGGACAAGATGGTCACGACCGTGGAGCCAAAGTAGTAGCCACAGGTTATGCCGATGTAGGTTTTGACGTGGACATTGGCCCATTGTTTCAAACACCAGAAGAAGCGGCCAAACAAGCCGTAGAAAACGATGTACATGTTCTTGGTGTCTCGTCCTTGGCCGCAGGTCACAAAACCTTAGTTCCACAAGTGATTGAAGAACTCAAAAAATACGGTCGTGAAGATATTATGGTCGTAGTAGGTGGCGTCATACCAGTTCAAGACTACCAATTCCTGTTTGATGCTGGAGCCGTTGCCGTTTTTGGTCCTGGAACTAAAATTAGCGAGGCTGCAATTAGTATTTTGGAGATATTGATGGAGGAATAA
- a CDS encoding methylmalonyl-CoA mutase subunit beta — protein MANNLFEDFNPVSAKQWKQKIQFELKGADYNETVIWNSPEEIKVKPFYDKEDLKANVGSNTQATAFTICQNIFVHDLDKSIERALDTIQRGATSLRFTIPNENIAVEKLLAALPLATTTLYFHFQFLSIDFVKKIDQIAKEKEATIFCLLDPIGQLAQDGNWFSSAEKDNFETLKSLFNSTQNCSLLSVNMGLYQNAGANMVQEIAYALAQANEYFNHIPNCKKSVVFQVAVGSNYFFEIAKLRAIRQLFEIVSTAYESDIDCHILATPTKRNKTIYDYNVNMLRTTTECMSAILGGADAVANLPYDALYHKDNEFGDRIARNQLLILKNESYFDKVNNPADGSYYIESITQQLAEKALQLFKDIEKNGGFLKQLKEGIVKRKIQESADKEQALFDAGKKILLGTNKHPNPTDRMKNDLELFPFVKINPRKTLITPIIEKRLAEKIEQERLATE, from the coding sequence ATGGCGAACAATCTATTTGAAGATTTCAATCCTGTTTCGGCAAAACAATGGAAACAAAAAATACAATTTGAACTCAAAGGTGCCGACTATAACGAAACAGTGATTTGGAATTCCCCCGAGGAAATAAAAGTAAAACCATTCTACGACAAAGAAGATTTAAAAGCTAATGTAGGTAGCAACACCCAAGCAACAGCGTTTACTATTTGTCAAAACATCTTTGTACACGACTTAGATAAATCTATAGAAAGAGCTTTAGATACCATTCAACGTGGCGCAACTAGCCTCCGATTTACAATTCCAAATGAAAACATCGCTGTAGAAAAATTACTTGCAGCACTTCCTTTAGCTACAACAACCCTATATTTTCATTTCCAATTTCTTTCAATCGATTTCGTTAAAAAAATCGATCAAATTGCCAAAGAAAAAGAAGCTACGATTTTCTGCTTATTGGATCCTATCGGACAATTAGCCCAAGACGGCAATTGGTTTTCATCAGCAGAAAAAGACAATTTCGAAACCCTTAAATCGCTTTTTAACAGTACCCAAAATTGCTCACTATTGAGTGTCAATATGGGCTTGTATCAAAATGCAGGAGCCAATATGGTTCAGGAAATCGCATATGCTTTAGCACAAGCCAATGAATACTTCAACCATATTCCAAACTGTAAAAAAAGCGTAGTGTTTCAAGTGGCTGTAGGAAGCAACTACTTTTTTGAAATTGCAAAGTTAAGAGCCATTCGTCAACTTTTTGAAATCGTATCCACTGCCTATGAATCGGATATCGATTGTCATATTCTAGCCACTCCTACTAAAAGAAACAAAACGATTTACGACTACAATGTCAATATGCTACGAACCACAACAGAATGCATGAGCGCCATTTTGGGAGGAGCTGATGCAGTGGCTAATTTACCTTATGACGCCTTGTACCACAAAGACAATGAATTTGGAGATCGTATTGCTAGAAATCAATTGTTGATTTTGAAAAACGAGTCGTACTTCGATAAAGTCAATAATCCTGCTGATGGAAGTTATTACATAGAAAGCATTACACAACAATTGGCAGAAAAAGCGCTTCAATTGTTTAAAGACATCGAGAAAAACGGTGGTTTCTTAAAACAATTGAAAGAAGGCATCGTCAAAAGAAAAATCCAAGAAAGCGCCGACAAAGAACAAGCTTTATTTGATGCTGGTAAAAAAATATTATTGGGAACCAACAAACATCCCAACCCAACCGATCGGATGAAAAACGATTTGGAATTGTTTCCTTTTGTAAAAATCAATCCACGAAAAACACTGATTACCCCGATAATTGAAAAACGTTTGGCCGAAAAAATCGAACAAGAACGACTCGCCACAGAGTAA
- a CDS encoding septum formation initiator family protein: MNNPYKDKRWFKILSNKYIWVSLFFIVWMTFLDNYSYFDHRILDKEINELRENKEYYQEEIKKDKQHIQQLHNSEQVEKYAREKYYMKKDSEDIYIIEFEGDSITKNDPN; encoded by the coding sequence ATGAATAATCCTTACAAAGACAAAAGATGGTTCAAAATACTCAGTAACAAATACATTTGGGTTTCTTTGTTTTTTATTGTTTGGATGACTTTTCTAGACAACTATTCTTATTTTGATCACCGAATTCTTGATAAAGAAATAAATGAGTTAAGGGAAAACAAAGAATACTATCAAGAAGAAATTAAAAAAGACAAACAACACATCCAACAATTACACAATTCTGAGCAAGTAGAAAAATATGCTCGCGAAAAATACTATATGAAAAAAGATAGCGAAGACATCTATATCATAGAATTTGAAGGCGATAGCATTACTAAAAACGACCCCAACTAA
- the udk gene encoding uridine kinase yields MLIIGIAGGTGSGKTTVVHQIMNELPDAEVGIISQDSYYKENKNMSYEERSNINFDHPRAIDFELLVTHLKELKRGNIINQPVYSFIKHNRTDDTIVTHPRKVMIVEGILIFTNPELRDLFDIKVFVHADSDERLIRRLRRDISERGRDMEEVLSRYQHTLKPMHEQFIEPTKAYADIIIPNDKFNTVAIDVVRAVINQRIL; encoded by the coding sequence ATGCTCATCATAGGAATTGCAGGAGGAACCGGAAGTGGAAAAACAACAGTAGTACATCAAATCATGAACGAGCTACCTGATGCTGAAGTAGGCATTATCTCTCAAGATTCTTATTACAAAGAGAACAAAAATATGAGTTATGAGGAGCGTTCGAACATCAACTTTGACCATCCTAGAGCTATAGATTTTGAACTGCTTGTTACGCATTTAAAAGAACTAAAACGAGGCAACATCATTAATCAACCTGTTTACTCGTTCATCAAACACAACAGAACAGACGACACCATTGTGACTCACCCACGAAAAGTAATGATTGTTGAAGGCATTCTAATTTTCACCAATCCAGAACTAAGAGATTTGTTCGACATCAAAGTTTTTGTACATGCAGATTCTGATGAGCGATTAATTCGTAGATTACGCCGTGATATATCAGAAAGAGGACGCGATATGGAAGAAGTATTGAGCCGCTACCAACATACTTTAAAACCTATGCACGAACAATTTATTGAACCAACCAAAGCCTACGCAGACATCATTATTCCTAATGACAAGTTCAACACCGTAGCTATTGATGTCGTTCGTGCGGTTATTAATCAACGTATCTTGTAA
- a CDS encoding SAM-dependent methyltransferase: protein MTTTSSFGKLYLIPTTMGDCDPMDVLPQTIKRSIDFIDHYIVENEKTARKSIKIVQPEKKQSELVLFTLNKHTENKEHLAMIKPLLEGKNMGLMSEAGCPGVADPGAVIVKIAHDKGIQVVPLVGPSSILLALMASGMNGQSFTFNGYLPIEKEEKKSALKFLEKLSLDKNQSQIFIETPYRNNKLLEDLIQILHPETHLCVATDITLPTEYIKTKKIAAWKKEKVDLHKRPTIFIVHKM from the coding sequence ATGACTACAACTTCTTCTTTCGGTAAACTGTATTTAATTCCAACCACTATGGGCGATTGCGACCCTATGGATGTTTTGCCGCAAACCATCAAAAGAAGCATCGATTTTATTGACCATTATATCGTAGAAAACGAAAAAACGGCCAGAAAATCAATCAAAATAGTGCAACCTGAAAAAAAGCAATCCGAGTTGGTGCTTTTTACCCTAAACAAGCATACCGAAAACAAAGAGCATTTGGCTATGATCAAACCTTTGCTTGAGGGAAAAAATATGGGATTAATGAGCGAAGCCGGTTGCCCTGGCGTAGCCGATCCTGGAGCAGTCATTGTAAAAATCGCACACGACAAAGGCATACAAGTCGTTCCCTTGGTTGGTCCTTCCTCTATCCTACTAGCACTTATGGCTTCTGGAATGAACGGCCAAAGCTTTACCTTCAACGGCTACTTACCTATCGAAAAGGAAGAGAAAAAATCGGCATTAAAGTTTTTAGAAAAATTATCTTTAGACAAAAACCAATCGCAAATTTTCATCGAAACCCCGTATCGCAACAACAAACTACTCGAAGATTTGATTCAAATCCTACATCCCGAGACCCATCTTTGCGTAGCGACCGATATCACCTTACCTACTGAATACATCAAAACCAAAAAAATAGCCGCTTGGAAAAAAGAAAAAGTAGACTTACACAAGCGTCCGACTATTTTTATTGTGCATAAAATGTAA
- a CDS encoding low molecular weight protein-tyrosine-phosphatase, with translation MPVKILMVCLGNICRSPLAEGILASKLPEDQFLVDSAGTGSWHIGHSPDKRSIAVAEHHNLSIAHQKGRQFSTKDFDTFDYIYVMDASNYDTVIEMAKNDTQKNKVQMILNELFPGENVDVPDPYYGLANGFENVYQMLDEVCDVIATKLIAKHG, from the coding sequence ATGCCTGTAAAGATTTTAATGGTATGTTTAGGCAATATTTGCCGTTCTCCCTTGGCAGAAGGAATATTAGCCTCAAAACTACCAGAGGATCAATTCCTTGTTGATTCTGCCGGAACAGGCTCTTGGCACATAGGCCATTCGCCAGACAAACGCTCCATTGCAGTAGCAGAGCACCATAACCTTTCGATTGCTCACCAAAAAGGGAGACAATTTAGCACAAAAGATTTCGACACCTTCGATTATATCTATGTAATGGACGCCTCCAATTATGATACTGTGATTGAAATGGCCAAAAACGACACCCAGAAAAACAAAGTTCAAATGATTTTGAACGAATTATTTCCAGGAGAAAATGTCGATGTACCCGATCCATACTACGGCTTAGCCAATGGTTTTGAAAATGTATACCAAATGCTAGACGAAGTTTGCGATGTAATTGCTACTAAATTAATAGCCAAACACGGTTAA
- the dnaA gene encoding chromosomal replication initiator protein DnaA, with protein sequence MNKTAQSVWENCLSFIKDNIQEQAYKTWFEPIKSVELTDNALYIQVPSKFFYEWLEEHYVKLLKVALTKELGKNAKLLYKIKMENTYGNKQPFTEQLPSANRVVMKPQEVDAPIKNLNPELKNPFVIPGIRNLKIESQLNPNYSFDNFLEGDSNRLARSAGMAVANKPGGTSFNPLLIFGGVGLGKTHLAHAIGVEIKDKYPEKTVLYISAEIFTQQYIDSVKKNNRNDFIHFYQLIDVLIIDDVQFLSGKSGTQDVFFHIFNYLHQNGKQVILTSDKAPVDMQDIEQRLLSRFKWGLSAELHQPDYETRISILKNILYRDGVEIPDDIIEYVARNIKSNVRELEGAIISLIAQSSFNKKEVTIELAKSVVEKFVKNVKREISIDYIQKIVSDYFQLDLETLQSKTRKRHVVQARQLAMFFAKKFTKASLANIGSQIGDRDHATVLHACKTVDNLVATDKQFKKFVDDINSKLTL encoded by the coding sequence ATGAATAAAACTGCACAATCGGTATGGGAAAACTGTTTATCTTTTATAAAGGACAATATCCAAGAGCAAGCATACAAAACTTGGTTTGAGCCTATTAAATCAGTTGAGCTAACCGACAATGCTTTATACATTCAGGTACCTAGTAAATTTTTCTACGAATGGCTAGAAGAACACTACGTGAAATTGTTAAAAGTTGCCCTTACCAAAGAACTAGGTAAGAACGCTAAATTGCTTTACAAAATCAAAATGGAGAACACTTATGGCAACAAACAACCGTTTACAGAACAGTTACCAAGTGCCAATCGAGTGGTTATGAAACCACAGGAAGTGGACGCTCCTATCAAAAACTTAAATCCAGAATTAAAAAATCCTTTTGTGATTCCTGGTATTCGTAATTTAAAAATCGAATCTCAATTAAATCCTAACTACAGCTTTGATAATTTCCTAGAAGGAGATTCAAATAGATTGGCTCGTTCGGCGGGTATGGCTGTTGCCAACAAACCGGGTGGAACATCTTTCAATCCGTTATTAATTTTTGGTGGCGTTGGATTAGGAAAAACGCACTTAGCTCACGCTATTGGTGTAGAGATTAAAGACAAATATCCTGAAAAAACGGTTTTATACATTTCAGCCGAAATTTTCACACAACAATATATCGACTCGGTTAAGAAAAACAACCGTAACGATTTCATTCACTTCTATCAATTAATCGACGTGTTAATTATAGACGATGTTCAGTTTTTATCTGGAAAATCAGGAACTCAAGATGTATTTTTCCACATCTTCAATTATTTGCACCAAAACGGTAAGCAAGTAATTTTGACTTCGGACAAAGCTCCTGTTGATATGCAAGATATTGAGCAACGTTTGTTGTCTCGTTTTAAATGGGGATTATCGGCAGAGTTACACCAACCTGATTACGAAACTAGAATTTCGATTCTTAAAAATATTTTGTATCGTGACGGTGTTGAAATTCCTGATGACATCATTGAGTATGTTGCTAGAAATATCAAGTCAAACGTTCGTGAATTAGAAGGCGCTATCATTTCGTTAATCGCACAATCTTCTTTCAACAAAAAAGAAGTAACCATTGAGTTGGCCAAAAGTGTGGTGGAGAAATTTGTCAAAAACGTCAAAAGAGAAATCTCTATCGATTATATTCAAAAAATTGTTTCGGATTATTTCCAACTGGATTTAGAAACCCTACAATCTAAAACCAGAAAAAGACACGTGGTTCAAGCCCGCCAATTAGCAATGTTTTTTGCCAAAAAATTCACTAAAGCATCATTAGCGAATATTGGTTCACAAATAGGCGATCGCGATCACGCTACAGTTTTACACGCTTGTAAAACAGTAGACAACTTAGTAGCGACAGACAAACAGTTCAAAAAATTTGTTGACGATATCAACTCTAAATTAACGCTATAA
- a CDS encoding thioesterase family protein translates to MKDHQVEVRVRYSETDQMGVVYHGNYIPYFEIGRVEWLRNKGVSYKVMEENGIALPIVSMNINYKKSARYDDLLTVHTRFKSQTSVKIEFDCAIYNEAQELLTTAEFVLVFVSLKTGRPVAPPDYILELLKTID, encoded by the coding sequence ATGAAAGATCACCAAGTAGAAGTACGTGTTCGTTATTCAGAAACCGATCAAATGGGAGTCGTTTATCACGGCAATTACATCCCTTATTTTGAGATAGGACGCGTGGAATGGCTTAGAAATAAAGGAGTTTCGTATAAAGTGATGGAAGAAAACGGAATTGCACTTCCCATTGTTTCTATGAATATTAATTATAAAAAATCGGCGCGCTATGATGATTTGCTGACAGTACACACTCGTTTCAAAAGTCAGACGTCTGTGAAGATAGAATTTGATTGCGCAATTTATAACGAAGCACAAGAGTTATTAACAACTGCCGAATTTGTGTTGGTTTTTGTGTCCTTAAAAACGGGTCGTCCAGTCGCTCCTCCAGATTATATTTTGGAATTATTAAAAACCATCGATTAA
- a CDS encoding YigZ family protein has product MKDTYQTIAAPNEPILFKEKNSKFFGYTFPISSEEEVKPIIEILKKEHPHAVHYCYAYQIGTESVVFRANDDGEPSNTAGTPIYGQIQSFGLTNILIVVVRIFGGTKLGVGGLIAAYKTTAQLAIEASEIVEKTIDVFFEITFDYKNMNKVMRVIKEKQLQIVNQEMEIDAETNLPIGKIECCIRKKNAEMVFDIFENMFEIQIAKKR; this is encoded by the coding sequence ATGAAAGACACCTACCAAACCATTGCTGCACCCAACGAACCCATACTGTTTAAGGAGAAAAACAGCAAGTTTTTTGGCTATACGTTTCCGATTAGCAGCGAGGAGGAAGTAAAACCCATTATTGAAATACTCAAAAAAGAACATCCGCATGCGGTGCATTATTGCTATGCGTATCAAATTGGGACCGAATCGGTGGTTTTTAGGGCTAATGACGATGGGGAACCAAGCAATACGGCCGGGACGCCAATTTATGGACAAATTCAATCGTTTGGTTTAACGAATATTTTGATTGTGGTGGTTCGCATCTTTGGCGGAACCAAATTAGGAGTGGGCGGATTAATTGCCGCATACAAAACCACAGCTCAATTAGCGATAGAAGCGAGTGAAATTGTGGAGAAAACTATTGATGTCTTTTTCGAAATCACTTTCGATTATAAGAACATGAACAAAGTCATGCGCGTTATTAAAGAAAAGCAACTTCAAATTGTGAATCAAGAAATGGAAATTGATGCCGAAACAAATTTACCGATTGGCAAAATTGAATGCTGTATTCGAAAAAAAAATGCCGAAATGGTATTCGACATTTTTGAAAATATGTTTGAAATACAAATCGCAAAAAAAAGATAA
- a CDS encoding HAD family phosphatase, which produces MINAIIFDFGDVFINLDKQATQDQLQALGLKAWNEELDALNIAFEKGDCTREAFLNGFQKQIPNASHEEILEAWNAVLLDFPLYRLEFLQLLSQKYRLFLLSNTDAIHIDTFEQKTGSSFYGAFYQCFEKVYFSFEVGMRKPDAEIYLHVLQQNDLSPKRTLFVDDKKENTDAAQALGLQVWNLQVGKEDVVDLFEKNSLG; this is translated from the coding sequence ATGATTAATGCCATCATTTTTGATTTTGGAGATGTATTTATCAATCTAGACAAGCAAGCCACGCAAGACCAGTTACAAGCATTGGGTCTCAAAGCTTGGAATGAAGAATTGGACGCTCTAAACATCGCTTTTGAAAAAGGCGATTGTACACGAGAAGCTTTTTTAAACGGTTTTCAAAAACAAATTCCCAATGCGAGTCACGAAGAAATTCTTGAGGCTTGGAATGCGGTTTTGCTTGATTTTCCTTTGTATCGTCTAGAGTTTTTACAATTATTGTCACAAAAATACCGCTTGTTTTTGTTGAGCAATACCGATGCGATTCATATTGACACTTTTGAACAAAAAACAGGAAGTTCGTTTTATGGCGCTTTTTACCAATGTTTTGAAAAAGTGTATTTTTCTTTTGAAGTAGGAATGCGAAAACCCGATGCAGAAATTTACTTGCACGTTTTGCAACAAAATGATTTGTCTCCCAAAAGAACCTTGTTTGTAGATGATAAAAAAGAAAACACTGATGCAGCTCAAGCTCTCGGACTTCAGGTTTGGAATCTGCAAGTCGGTAAAGAAGATGTAGTCGATTTATTCGAAAAGAACAGCTTGGGATAA
- the ribD gene encoding bifunctional diaminohydroxyphosphoribosylaminopyrimidine deaminase/5-amino-6-(5-phosphoribosylamino)uracil reductase RibD: protein MNTNETYIKRCIELAKNGLGTTYPNPMVGSVIVANGKIIGEGWHRKAGEPHAEVHAINSVKDKSQLKDATIYVSLEPCSHFGKTPPCADLVVRSEIPRVVIGTVDPNHQVAGKGIERLKNAGIEVTVGVLEKECQELNKRFFTFHNQKRPYIILKWAESQDGFIAPSPKPNQERAPIWITNSYSRQLVHKWRSEEQAILVGTKTVLADNPKLDTRNWFGQNPTRIIIDKEGRIPEDSFVLDQSVPTLIFTTNKHNENKENCIFETLDFNQNIVPQLLQRLYEHRLQSVIIEGGTTTIQHFIDLNMWDEARIFIGAISFHSGTKAPILQKKNPNKSTIANDELLILSNYD from the coding sequence GTGAACACAAATGAAACTTATATAAAACGTTGCATCGAACTAGCCAAAAATGGCTTAGGCACTACGTACCCTAACCCGATGGTAGGAAGCGTAATTGTCGCCAATGGAAAAATTATTGGCGAAGGTTGGCACAGAAAAGCCGGAGAACCTCACGCAGAAGTGCACGCTATTAATTCGGTAAAAGACAAATCGCAATTAAAAGACGCTACTATTTATGTAAGTCTTGAACCTTGCAGTCATTTTGGGAAAACACCACCTTGTGCTGATTTAGTTGTTCGAAGTGAAATTCCTAGAGTGGTAATAGGAACCGTTGACCCTAACCATCAAGTGGCAGGTAAAGGCATAGAACGTTTGAAAAATGCGGGCATTGAAGTGACTGTTGGTGTACTCGAAAAAGAATGCCAAGAACTCAACAAACGCTTTTTTACGTTTCACAACCAAAAACGTCCCTACATTATCCTAAAATGGGCCGAAAGCCAAGATGGTTTCATCGCTCCATCGCCAAAACCGAATCAAGAACGCGCCCCGATTTGGATTACCAATAGCTATTCACGTCAATTGGTACACAAATGGCGCAGCGAAGAACAGGCGATTTTGGTGGGAACAAAAACCGTGCTTGCAGACAATCCAAAATTAGACACTAGAAATTGGTTTGGTCAAAATCCTACAAGAATAATTATTGACAAAGAAGGACGCATACCAGAGGACAGTTTTGTTTTGGACCAAAGTGTTCCTACACTGATTTTTACAACAAATAAGCACAATGAAAACAAGGAGAATTGTATTTTTGAAACTCTAGATTTCAATCAAAACATTGTACCACAACTCCTGCAAAGGTTATATGAGCACCGCCTTCAATCTGTTATTATTGAAGGTGGCACCACTACCATTCAGCATTTTATCGATTTGAATATGTGGGATGAAGCACGGATTTTTATTGGAGCAATTTCTTTTCATTCAGGAACAAAAGCACCGATACTCCAAAAAAAGAATCCAAATAAGTCAACTATTGCAAATGACGAACTTTTAATACTTAGCAATTATGATTAA
- a CDS encoding GNAT family N-acetyltransferase — protein MTSWTIRKIEKKDNPAVAQLIRAVFDELEIPKVGTAYEDPYLDLMFEEYNKPRSVYFVVEQEGEVVGCAGIAPLANEKETICELQKMYFLPATRGKGIGSEMMAICLQAAKDFGFEQCYLETMPFMHSAQKLYKKTGFEYLCSAMGNTGHSSCPVWMLKDL, from the coding sequence ATGACATCTTGGACTATTAGAAAAATTGAAAAGAAAGACAATCCTGCCGTGGCCCAGTTAATACGAGCTGTTTTTGATGAATTGGAAATTCCAAAAGTAGGCACCGCTTACGAAGACCCTTATTTGGATTTGATGTTTGAGGAATACAACAAGCCACGTTCTGTTTATTTTGTGGTAGAGCAGGAAGGCGAAGTAGTTGGTTGTGCAGGTATTGCGCCTTTGGCCAATGAAAAAGAAACCATTTGCGAATTGCAAAAAATGTACTTTTTACCTGCCACACGTGGAAAAGGAATTGGAAGCGAAATGATGGCTATTTGTTTGCAAGCCGCAAAAGACTTCGGTTTTGAGCAATGTTACCTCGAAACGATGCCGTTTATGCATTCCGCTCAAAAGTTGTATAAGAAAACAGGTTTTGAGTATTTGTGCAGTGCTATGGGCAATACAGGTCATAGCAGTTGTCCCGTTTGGATGCTGAAAGATTTGTAA